Proteins found in one Neofelis nebulosa isolate mNeoNeb1 chromosome 3, mNeoNeb1.pri, whole genome shotgun sequence genomic segment:
- the EPGN gene encoding epigen — protein MAFGVPISVYLLFKAMTALTEEAAVTGTPSNTTQQSNWTVNKTEADYTEGPIALKFSHPCLEDHNSYCINGVCAFHHELEKAICRCFTGYTGERCEHLTLTSYAVDSYEKYIAIGIGVGLLLSGFLAIFYCYITKRCLKLKSPYNICSGGRPL, from the exons ATGGCTTTCGGAGTGCCAATATCAGTCTATCTCTTATTCAAAG CAATGACAGCATTGACTGAAGAGGCAGCCGTGACTGGAACACCTTCAAACACAACCCAGCAAAGTAACTGGACAGTTAACAAAACAGAAG CTGACTACACAGAAGGGCCCATAGCCTTGAAGTTCTCACATCCTTGCCTGGAAGACCACAATAGTTACTGCATCAATGGTGTTTGTGCATTCCACCATGAGCTGGAAAAAGCCATCTGCAG gtgtTTTACTGGTTATACTGGAGAAAGGTGTGAACACTTGACCTTAACTTCATATGCTGTGGATTCTtatgaaaaatacattgcaattggGATTGGTGTTGGATTATTATTAAGTggttttcttgctattttttactGCTACATAACAAAGAg GTGTCTAAAATTGAAATCACCTTACAACATCTGTTCTGGAGGAAGACCACTGTGA